A window of Choloepus didactylus isolate mChoDid1 chromosome 21, mChoDid1.pri, whole genome shotgun sequence contains these coding sequences:
- the SEPHS2 gene encoding selenide, water dikinase 2 codes for MMAEAAATGACGEAMAAAVAVAEGSSVPVGFPVGRSFSSYRPFEPQALGLSPSWRLTGFSGMKGUGCKVPQETLLKLLAGLMRPDVRPPLGGGLVGGHEEAAQEAGLPAAAEPSPSFPALGIGLDSCVIPLRHGGLSLVQTTDFFYPLVEDPYMMGRIACANVLSDLYAMGITECDNMLMLLSVSQSMSEEEREKITPLMIKGFRDAAEEGGTAVTGGQTVVNPWIIVGGVATVVCQPNEFIMPDSAVVGDVLVLTKPLGIQVAVNAHQWLDNPERWNKIKMVVTREEVELAYQEAMFNMATLNRIAAGLMHTFNAHAATDITGFGVLGHAQNLAQQQRNEVSFVIHNLPIIAKMAAISKASGRFGLLQGTSAETSGGLLICLPREQAARFCSEIKSSKYGEGHQAWIVGIVEKGNRTARIIDKPRVIEVLPRGAAAAAAAAAAAAAAPAPTPDNYNASSELSS; via the coding sequence ATGATGGCGGAAGCCGCGGCCACGGGCGCCTGCGGAGAAGCGatggcggcggcggtggcggtgGCGGAAGGTTCCTCGGTCCCGGTGGGCTTTCCTGTGGGCCGGAGCTTCTCGAGCTACCGGCCCTTCGAGCCCCAGGCGTTGGGCCTGAGCCCCAGCTGGCGGCTGACGGGCTTCTCCGGCATGAAGGGCTGAGGCTGCAAGGTCCCCCAGGAGACGCTGCTCAAACTCCTGGCGGGACTGATGCGGCCCGACGTGCGGCCCCCGCTGGGTGGGGGCCTGGTCGGGGGCCATGAGGAGGCGGCCCAGGAGGCCGGCCTGCCAGCCGCTGCGGAACCCAGCCCCTCTTTCCCAGCCCTGGGCATTGGGCTGGACTCCTGCGTCATACCCCTGAGGCACGGGGGCCTGTCCCTGGTGCAGACCACAGATTTCTTTTACCCCTTGGTGGAAGATCCTTACATGATGGGGCGCATAGCTTGTGCCAACGTGCTGAGTGACCTCTACGCCATGGGCATTACTGAATGTGATAACATGTTGATGTTGCTCAGTGTCAGCCAGAGTATGAGtgaggaggaaagggaaaagataaCACCTCTCATGATCAAAGGCTTTCGCGATGCTGCGGAGGAAGGGGGCACTGCGGTGACCGGTGGCCAGACAGTGGTGAACCCTTGGATTATCGTTGGCGGGGTTGCCACCGTGGTCTGTCAGCCAAATGAGTTCATTATGCCTGACAGTGCTGTGGTTGGGGATGTGCTGGTGTTGACCAAACCCTTAGGAATCCAAGTTGCTGTCAATGCCCACCAGTGGCTTGATAACCCTGAAAGGTGGAATAAGATCAAAATGGTAGTCACCAGGGAAGAGGTGGAGCTGGCTTATCAGGAAGCCATGTTCAACATGGCTACCCTGAACAGAATTGCCGCCGGGTTAATGCACACGTTTAATGCCCATGCTGCCACAGATATCACGGGCTTCGGCGTCCTAGGACACGCGCAGAACCTCGCGCAACAACAGAGGAATGAGGTGTCCTTTGTCATTCACAACCTGCCGATTATTGCCAAGATGGCAGCCATCAGCAAGGCCAGCGGGCGGTTTGGGCTCCTTCAGGGAACTTCAGCAGAAACCTCTGGGGGATTACTGATATGTCTGCCGAGAGAACAGGCGGCCCGCTTCTGTTCCGAAATCAAATCTTCCAAGTACGGAGAGGGTCACCAGGCGTGGATCGTGGGTATTGTGGAAAAGGGAAACCGAACGGCCAGGATCATCGACAAGCCTCGAGTTATTGAAGTGTTACCTCGTGGGGCCGCTGCTGcggccgctgctgctgctgctgctgctgctgctcctgctccaACTCCTGACAATTACAATGCCTCCTCTGAGCTTAGTTCATGA